One Aegilops tauschii subsp. strangulata cultivar AL8/78 chromosome 7, Aet v6.0, whole genome shotgun sequence genomic window carries:
- the LOC109755087 gene encoding uncharacterized protein, with translation MNHAKEKVKDAASAAKAKAKITQAKVAEKTEAATARSHDERALAHERGKAKVAAAEAELHQAKVTHREEAMEHRLHKRAGTGHKHGAGH, from the coding sequence ATGAATCACGCCAAGGAGAAGGTGAAGGACGCCGCGAGCGCGGCCAAGGCCAAGGCCAAGATCACGCAGGCCAAGGTGGCCGAGAAGACGGAGGCGGCCACGGCGAGGTCGCACGACGAGCGTGCGCTGGCGCACGAGCGGGGCAAGGCCAAggtcgccgccgccgaggccgaGCTGCACCAGGCCAAGGTCACCCACCGCGAGGAGGCCATGGAGCACCGCCTCCACAAGCGCGCCGGCACCGGGCACAAGCACGGCGCTGGCCACTGA